Proteins from a single region of Nocardioides oleivorans:
- a CDS encoding class I SAM-dependent RNA methyltransferase, translated as MSRTNRPRRARGRSRVGERFEAEVGLVAHGGHCVVRLPEPEARVVFVRHALPGERVVLEITEGTEGDRFWRGDAVEVLTSSPDRVVPPCPLSGPGLCGGCDFQHVAVPAQRDLKTSVVREQLVRLGRLDAASPLVDGLHVAAVPVPGRPDDGLRWRTRQRYAALPDGRPAMRAHRSHTLVPVDDCLIAADGAGPRESLVEEGAQRPSRDPVTHEVTAAGSTYPFTVAGDGFWQVHPEAPRVLVETVLDLLAPAPGERALDLYAGVGLFARFVGAATGARVVAVEADRTACQHARGNLAALKPAVVECGPTDQVLREGYDEPFDLVVLDPPREGAKRAVVEQVVDRRPRAVAYVACDPAALGRDVAIFAEHGYELTAIRAFDLFPMTHHVECVALLTKTGSDLR; from the coding sequence GTGAGCCGCACCAACCGCCCGCGCCGGGCCCGGGGGCGCTCCCGCGTCGGTGAGCGCTTCGAGGCCGAGGTCGGTCTGGTCGCGCACGGCGGCCACTGCGTCGTACGACTGCCGGAGCCGGAGGCGCGGGTGGTGTTCGTGCGCCACGCGCTGCCCGGCGAACGGGTCGTCCTCGAGATCACCGAGGGCACCGAGGGTGACCGGTTCTGGCGTGGCGACGCCGTCGAGGTGCTCACGTCCTCGCCCGACCGGGTCGTGCCGCCCTGTCCGCTGTCGGGCCCGGGGCTGTGCGGCGGCTGCGACTTCCAGCACGTCGCCGTGCCCGCGCAGCGCGACCTCAAGACGTCCGTCGTGCGCGAGCAGCTGGTCCGGCTCGGACGCCTCGACGCAGCCTCGCCGCTCGTCGACGGGCTGCACGTCGCGGCCGTGCCGGTGCCCGGCCGCCCCGACGACGGCCTGCGCTGGCGCACCCGCCAGCGCTACGCCGCGCTCCCGGACGGACGTCCCGCGATGCGCGCACACCGGTCCCACACGCTCGTCCCGGTCGACGACTGCCTGATCGCCGCCGACGGCGCCGGCCCCCGCGAGTCGCTGGTCGAGGAGGGCGCCCAGCGCCCGTCACGAGACCCGGTCACCCACGAGGTCACGGCGGCAGGGTCGACGTACCCGTTCACGGTCGCCGGCGACGGCTTCTGGCAGGTGCACCCCGAGGCTCCGCGGGTCCTGGTCGAGACGGTGCTGGACCTGCTCGCACCGGCGCCGGGGGAGCGTGCGCTCGACCTCTACGCCGGCGTCGGGCTCTTCGCCCGCTTCGTCGGTGCGGCCACCGGCGCCCGTGTCGTCGCCGTCGAGGCCGATCGCACGGCCTGTCAGCACGCGCGCGGCAACCTCGCCGCGCTGAAGCCCGCGGTCGTGGAGTGCGGTCCGACCGACCAGGTGCTGCGCGAGGGGTACGACGAGCCGTTCGACCTCGTCGTCCTCGACCCGCCGCGCGAGGGAGCCAAGCGCGCCGTCGTCGAGCAGGTCGTCGACCGCCGCCCCCGCGCGGTGGCGTACGTCGCCTGCGACCCCGCCGCGCTCGGCCGCGACGTGGCGATCTTCGCCGAGCACGGCTACGAGCTCACCGCCATCCGGGCGTTCGACCTGTTCCCGATGACGCACCACGTCGAGTGCGTGGCCCTGCTGACGAAAACCGGCTCTGACCTGCGGTGA
- a CDS encoding APC family permease: MSVGDVSKRILLGRKLRSSQLGETLLPKRIALPVFASDALSSVAYAPDEIFIMLAVAGASSYVWSWKIGIVVALVMLTVVASYRQTVHAYPSGGGDYEVATVNLGRNAGVTVASALLVDYVLTVAVSISSAAQYAAGAINPLIGHEATVAIVAVVLLTAVNLRGVRESGSFFAVPTYLFMFAILGMCAYGLLRLLAGDLPQAESADLVIQPQPGWEEPLTQVGLMFLLARAFSSGCAALTGVEAISNGVPAFRKPKSRNAATTLLLLGLIAITMMMSVIVLAKQMAIRYVDPHELDRLRTAAGGAVPDSYEQHPVIAQIAAGVFDHFSPGFYFVLTVTGIILVLAANTAFNGFPVLGSILAQDGLAPRSLGSRGDRLAYSNGIVFLAAMSILLIWIFDAETTKLIQLYIVGVFVSFNLSQLGMIRHWTRHLRTEKDPAARRRMLRSRAINTFGLGMTAVVLVIVLITKFLHGAWITILAMVFFFVLMKAIGRHYARVELELAADEQDKVMPTRVHAIVLASKLHKPTLRALAFARATRPNVLEAIYVSIDAKATNRLLEEWDDRHLDIPLKVLHSPYREVVRPIVEYTQEIRNANPRGVVAVYIPEYVVGRWWEQLLHNQTALRLKGRLLFTPGVMVISVPYQLRSSQAAQEREKANEGRVLAGDLRRGRASSRGTRRPGDS; this comes from the coding sequence GTGAGTGTCGGCGACGTCTCGAAGAGGATCCTGCTGGGGCGCAAGCTCCGCAGCAGCCAGCTCGGCGAGACCCTTCTGCCCAAGCGGATCGCCCTCCCGGTGTTCGCCAGCGACGCGTTGTCGTCGGTGGCCTACGCGCCGGACGAGATCTTCATCATGCTGGCCGTGGCCGGGGCCTCGAGCTACGTCTGGTCCTGGAAGATCGGCATCGTCGTCGCCCTCGTGATGCTCACGGTCGTGGCGAGCTATCGCCAGACCGTGCACGCCTACCCGTCGGGCGGTGGCGACTACGAGGTCGCCACGGTCAACCTCGGCCGCAACGCCGGCGTCACCGTCGCGAGCGCGCTCCTGGTCGACTACGTCCTCACCGTCGCGGTGTCGATCTCGTCCGCCGCCCAGTACGCCGCCGGCGCGATCAACCCGTTGATCGGGCACGAGGCGACGGTGGCGATCGTCGCGGTGGTCCTGCTCACCGCGGTGAACCTGCGCGGGGTGCGCGAGTCCGGCTCGTTCTTCGCGGTCCCGACGTACCTCTTCATGTTCGCCATCCTCGGGATGTGCGCCTACGGCCTGCTGCGCCTGCTGGCCGGGGACCTGCCGCAGGCCGAGAGCGCCGACCTCGTCATCCAGCCGCAGCCCGGCTGGGAGGAGCCGCTGACCCAGGTCGGGCTGATGTTCCTGCTCGCCCGCGCGTTCTCGTCCGGCTGCGCCGCCCTGACCGGTGTCGAGGCGATCTCCAACGGCGTGCCCGCGTTCCGCAAGCCCAAGAGCCGCAACGCCGCCACGACGCTCCTCCTGCTCGGCCTGATCGCGATCACGATGATGATGAGCGTGATCGTCCTGGCCAAGCAGATGGCGATCCGCTACGTCGACCCGCACGAGCTCGACCGCCTGCGTACGGCGGCGGGCGGGGCCGTGCCGGACAGCTACGAGCAGCACCCGGTGATCGCCCAGATCGCCGCGGGGGTCTTCGACCACTTCTCGCCGGGCTTCTACTTCGTCCTCACGGTGACCGGCATCATCCTCGTGCTGGCCGCCAACACGGCCTTCAACGGCTTCCCGGTGCTCGGCTCGATCCTCGCCCAGGACGGCCTCGCGCCGAGGTCACTCGGCTCGCGCGGCGACCGCCTGGCCTACAGCAACGGCATCGTCTTCCTCGCCGCGATGTCGATCCTGCTGATCTGGATCTTCGACGCCGAGACCACCAAGCTGATCCAGCTCTACATCGTCGGTGTCTTCGTCTCGTTCAACCTGAGCCAGCTCGGCATGATCCGCCACTGGACGCGCCACCTGCGGACCGAGAAGGACCCCGCCGCCCGACGCCGGATGCTGCGCTCGCGCGCGATCAACACCTTCGGCCTCGGCATGACCGCCGTGGTCCTGGTCATCGTGCTGATCACCAAGTTCCTCCACGGCGCCTGGATCACGATCCTGGCGATGGTGTTCTTCTTCGTCCTGATGAAGGCGATCGGTCGCCACTACGCCCGGGTCGAGCTCGAGCTCGCCGCCGACGAGCAGGACAAGGTCATGCCGACCCGCGTCCACGCGATCGTGCTGGCGTCCAAGCTGCACAAGCCGACGCTGCGCGCCCTCGCCTTCGCCCGGGCCACGCGCCCCAACGTCCTCGAGGCGATCTACGTCAGCATCGACGCCAAGGCGACCAACCGGCTGCTGGAGGAGTGGGACGACCGGCACCTCGACATCCCGCTCAAGGTCCTGCACTCGCCCTACCGCGAGGTCGTGCGGCCGATCGTGGAGTACACCCAGGAGATCCGCAACGCGAACCCCCGTGGTGTCGTCGCGGTCTACATCCCGGAGTACGTCGTCGGCCGCTGGTGGGAGCAGCTGCTGCACAACCAGACCGCGCTGCGGCTCAAGGGCCGGCTGCTCTTCACGCCCGGCGTCATGGTCATCTCCGTGCCCTACCAGCTGCGCTCGTCGCAGGCCGCCCAGGAGCGGGAGAAGGCCAACGAGGGCCGGGTCCTGGCCGGCGACCTGCGTCGTGGGCGGGCGTCCTCGCGCGGGACCCGCCGTCCCGGTGACTCGTGA
- a CDS encoding potassium channel family protein has translation MHVVIMGCGRVGSTLARSLEDRNHTVSIIDSEPDSFRRLGPEFNGDKITGYGFDQQVLEKAGIRRADAFAAVSSGDNSNIIAARVARETFGLQQVVARIYDPGRAEVYQRLGITTVATVKWTSDQILRRILPAGAEPDFRDPSGTIRVDHVPIPEAWIGNRTVEFQMQSRCRIAWIDRLGEGMLPTRESVLQEGDMLHLVMREEHAAHAYAVLEAGPEAD, from the coding sequence GTGCACGTCGTGATCATGGGTTGTGGCCGCGTCGGTTCGACGCTTGCCCGCAGCCTCGAGGACCGCAACCACACCGTGTCGATCATCGACAGCGAGCCCGACTCGTTCCGTCGCCTGGGACCAGAGTTCAACGGCGACAAGATCACCGGCTACGGCTTCGACCAGCAGGTGCTGGAGAAGGCCGGGATCCGGCGGGCCGACGCCTTCGCCGCGGTGTCGAGCGGTGACAACTCCAACATCATCGCGGCGCGCGTCGCGCGCGAGACGTTCGGCCTCCAGCAGGTCGTCGCCCGCATCTACGACCCCGGTCGCGCCGAGGTCTACCAGCGCCTCGGCATCACCACCGTCGCGACGGTCAAGTGGACCTCCGACCAGATCCTGCGGCGCATCCTGCCTGCGGGCGCCGAGCCGGACTTCCGCGACCCGTCCGGCACCATCCGGGTCGACCACGTGCCGATCCCGGAGGCCTGGATCGGCAACCGCACGGTCGAGTTCCAGATGCAGTCGCGCTGCCGGATCGCGTGGATCGACCGGCTCGGGGAGGGCATGCTGCCGACCCGCGAGAGCGTGCTCCAGGAGGGCGACATGCTGCACCTGGTGATGCGTGAGGAGCACGCCGCCCACGCCTACGCCGTGCTCGAGGCCGGCCCCGAAGCCGACTGA
- a CDS encoding potassium channel family protein: MRVAIAGAGAVGRSIARELIENGHQVLLIDKSPSSIRPERVPNAEWLLADSCELSSLAEAQLGKCDVVIAATGDDKANLVTSLLAKTEFGVPRTVGRVNHPNNEWLFTEAWGVDVNVSTPRIMSALVEEAVSIGDLVRLFTFRQGNANLVEITLSPDSPYVGTPAGLVPFPENCALVTILRDGQVYTPEAEQPLESGDELLFVVPAEVESALEHLLSPGHHPG, encoded by the coding sequence ATGCGCGTCGCCATCGCCGGAGCCGGAGCCGTGGGTCGTTCGATCGCCCGCGAGCTGATCGAGAACGGCCACCAGGTCCTGCTCATCGACAAGAGCCCGTCGTCGATCCGTCCCGAGCGCGTCCCGAACGCCGAGTGGCTGCTCGCGGACTCGTGCGAGCTCTCCTCGCTCGCCGAGGCCCAGCTCGGGAAGTGCGACGTGGTGATCGCCGCGACCGGTGACGACAAGGCCAACCTGGTGACGTCGCTGCTCGCGAAGACCGAGTTCGGGGTGCCCCGAACCGTCGGCCGGGTCAACCACCCGAACAACGAGTGGCTCTTCACCGAGGCCTGGGGCGTCGACGTCAACGTCTCGACCCCGCGCATCATGTCGGCACTGGTCGAGGAGGCCGTCTCCATCGGCGACCTCGTCCGGCTGTTCACCTTCCGCCAGGGCAACGCCAACCTGGTCGAGATCACGCTGTCGCCCGACTCCCCCTACGTCGGTACGCCGGCCGGGCTGGTGCCGTTCCCGGAGAACTGCGCCCTGGTCACGATCCTGCGCGACGGGCAGGTCTACACGCCCGAGGCCGAGCAGCCGCTCGAGTCGGGTGACGAGCTGCTCTTCGTGGTGCCGGCCGAGGTCGAGTCCGCCCTCGAGCACCTGCTCTCGCCCGGGCACCACCCGGGCTGA
- a CDS encoding DUF3159 domain-containing protein — protein MTDEAAQADATGQQTGQQTGQQAVTSTESVEAAVRQQLSKALGGRRGMAEAAVPTILFTATWLSMRDLQLALYVSIGAALVLLAIRLVQRSTVQFVLNALFGIGIGWYFVHRSAASGGSEQEQALAYFLPGLLYNGGYAVVLAFTCLIGWPLVGFMVGSITGDPTAWHSDKQVVRLCSRLTWLLVAPCILRVAIQAPIWIAGGNGGMDPDTAVAALGVLKIVLGWPLQLAALGAMVWLLSRNRTPVEPDAAPA, from the coding sequence GTGACCGACGAGGCGGCGCAGGCCGACGCGACGGGGCAGCAGACCGGGCAGCAGACCGGGCAGCAGGCCGTGACCAGCACCGAGTCGGTCGAGGCGGCCGTGCGCCAGCAGCTCTCCAAGGCGCTCGGCGGGCGGCGCGGCATGGCCGAGGCGGCCGTGCCGACGATCCTCTTCACCGCGACCTGGCTGTCGATGCGCGACCTGCAGCTCGCGCTCTACGTCAGCATCGGCGCCGCCCTGGTCCTCCTCGCGATCCGGCTCGTCCAGCGCTCGACCGTCCAGTTCGTCCTCAATGCGCTCTTCGGCATCGGGATCGGCTGGTACTTCGTGCACCGGTCCGCTGCGTCCGGGGGATCGGAGCAGGAGCAGGCGCTCGCCTACTTCCTGCCCGGCCTGCTCTACAACGGCGGGTACGCCGTCGTGCTGGCGTTCACGTGCCTCATCGGCTGGCCGCTGGTGGGCTTCATGGTCGGCAGCATCACCGGCGACCCGACGGCCTGGCACTCCGACAAGCAGGTCGTGAGGCTCTGCAGCCGCCTCACCTGGCTGCTCGTGGCGCCCTGCATCCTCCGCGTCGCGATCCAGGCGCCGATCTGGATCGCCGGCGGGAACGGCGGGATGGACCCCGACACGGCCGTGGCCGCGCTCGGCGTGCTCAAGATCGTGCTCGGCTGGCCGCTCCAGCTCGCGGCACTGGGCGCGATGGTGTGGCTGCTGTCGCGCAACCGGACGCCGGTCGAACCGGACGCCGCCCCGGCCTGA
- a CDS encoding OB-fold nucleic acid binding domain-containing protein, whose translation MAEKSRLRQALSKWADSSDQNQRDLRESHRFIEGETLAIADAPERELVTVSGVLRTVTLRPRGGVPALEAELDDGSGKITVVWLGRRRITGVDPGRNVTVTGCIGRQGDVPLMFNPRYELRP comes from the coding sequence GTGGCCGAGAAGAGCCGCCTGCGCCAGGCACTGTCCAAGTGGGCCGACAGCTCCGACCAGAACCAGCGCGACCTGCGTGAGTCCCACCGGTTCATCGAGGGGGAGACGCTGGCGATCGCCGACGCCCCCGAGCGCGAGCTGGTCACGGTCAGCGGAGTCCTGCGCACCGTCACGCTCCGCCCGCGTGGTGGGGTCCCGGCCCTCGAGGCCGAGCTCGACGACGGTTCCGGCAAGATCACCGTCGTGTGGCTCGGCCGCCGGCGCATCACCGGCGTCGACCCCGGCCGCAACGTCACGGTCACCGGCTGCATCGGACGGCAGGGCGACGTACCCCTGATGTTCAACCCGCGCTACGAGCTGCGCCCGTGA
- a CDS encoding DUF3710 domain-containing protein codes for MKFRRKADASPTDEAAATSVEPADPATGPFDFSQVEDDGIDRADLGSVLVPAIADRELRLQVDEQSGQVRSVMLAGSDGALEFQAFAAPRNGDLWSDVRPQIAEDMVRRGGQATEREGRWGTELVCQMPVKRPDGTEAVQPSRILGINGDRWMLRASFLGRPALEPEQTTEWEDALAQVVVRRGEGAMPVGEPLPVRLPDDARRVR; via the coding sequence GTGAAGTTCCGCCGCAAGGCAGACGCCAGCCCGACCGACGAGGCAGCCGCCACGAGCGTCGAGCCCGCCGACCCCGCCACGGGACCCTTCGACTTCTCCCAGGTCGAGGACGACGGCATCGACCGGGCCGACCTCGGCTCCGTGCTCGTCCCCGCGATCGCCGACCGCGAGCTGCGCCTCCAGGTCGACGAGCAGAGCGGGCAGGTCCGCTCGGTGATGCTCGCCGGCTCCGACGGGGCCCTCGAGTTCCAGGCGTTCGCCGCCCCGCGCAACGGCGACCTCTGGTCGGACGTGCGCCCGCAGATCGCCGAGGACATGGTCCGCCGAGGCGGCCAGGCCACCGAGCGCGAGGGCCGATGGGGCACCGAGCTGGTCTGCCAGATGCCGGTCAAGCGACCCGACGGCACCGAGGCGGTGCAGCCGTCCCGGATCCTCGGCATCAACGGTGACCGCTGGATGCTGCGCGCCTCGTTCCTCGGCCGCCCGGCACTCGAGCCGGAGCAGACGACCGAGTGGGAGGACGCGCTCGCGCAGGTCGTCGTACGCCGTGGCGAAGGCGCGATGCCGGTCGGCGAGCCCCTGCCCGTGCGCCTGCCGGACGACGCCCGCCGGGTGAGGTGA
- the dut gene encoding dUTP diphosphatase — translation MPDHDLDIAVVRLDPDLPLPSYAHPGDAGADLHTTVDLTLAPGERALVPTGLSIALPDGYVALVHPRSGLAARHGLSIVNTPGTVDAGYRGEIKVMLINHDPAEAVDLKRGDRIAQLVVQRFERARFVEVGVLPESVRGAGGYGSTGTGSRP, via the coding sequence GTGCCCGACCACGACCTCGACATCGCCGTCGTCCGCCTCGACCCCGACCTCCCCTTGCCGTCGTACGCCCACCCGGGCGACGCGGGCGCCGACCTGCACACGACGGTCGACCTCACCCTCGCGCCCGGCGAGCGGGCACTCGTGCCGACGGGCCTCTCGATCGCGCTGCCGGACGGGTACGTCGCCCTCGTGCACCCGCGATCGGGCCTCGCCGCCCGTCACGGCCTGTCCATCGTCAACACCCCGGGCACGGTCGACGCCGGCTACCGCGGCGAGATCAAGGTGATGCTCATCAACCACGACCCGGCGGAGGCCGTCGACCTCAAGCGGGGCGACCGGATCGCCCAGCTCGTCGTCCAGCGCTTCGAGCGTGCCCGGTTCGTCGAGGTGGGGGTGCTGCCGGAGTCCGTTCGCGGTGCCGGGGGCTACGGTTCTACGGGTACCGGTTCGCGCCCATGA
- a CDS encoding DUF3093 domain-containing protein: MDYAERLSVPLRWWVQGSMMVASVWLAVLVATPDNEVIAWLVTALAFAVMVVLFVRYGGVRVSVDRSTFHAGRAHIALEHVGSVTALDAEGVRRQAGVDADARAYLLLRPYLKRGVKVEITDPADPAPYWLVSCRRPDLVVSALEAARTR, translated from the coding sequence GTGGACTACGCCGAACGCCTCTCCGTTCCGCTGCGCTGGTGGGTGCAGGGATCGATGATGGTGGCGTCCGTCTGGCTGGCCGTCCTCGTCGCGACGCCCGACAACGAGGTCATCGCCTGGCTCGTGACCGCGCTGGCGTTCGCGGTGATGGTCGTGCTGTTCGTGAGGTACGGCGGCGTCCGGGTGTCCGTCGACCGCTCCACCTTCCACGCGGGACGGGCGCACATCGCGCTCGAGCACGTCGGTTCCGTGACGGCCCTCGACGCGGAGGGTGTACGTCGGCAGGCCGGCGTGGACGCCGACGCCCGGGCGTACCTCCTGCTGCGCCCCTACCTCAAGCGCGGCGTGAAGGTCGAGATCACCGACCCGGCCGACCCGGCGCCGTACTGGCTGGTCAGCTGCCGCCGCCCCGACCTCGTCGTCTCAGCCCTAGAGGCGGCGCGGACGCGCTGA
- a CDS encoding DUF4235 domain-containing protein has product MAKKSSAESNSKMYSVLSLVAALGAATVVKKALNTSWRAATGKNPPANPADPDVSIGEAVMWATLSGTLIGVARMLATRRAAHYYARSTGHLPGQLKKDGQDASRAPAHT; this is encoded by the coding sequence ATGGCCAAGAAGAGCTCCGCGGAGTCGAACAGCAAGATGTACTCGGTGTTGTCGCTGGTCGCCGCCCTCGGCGCAGCAACCGTGGTCAAGAAGGCCCTGAACACCTCGTGGCGTGCCGCGACGGGCAAGAACCCGCCGGCCAACCCCGCCGACCCCGACGTCAGCATCGGCGAGGCCGTCATGTGGGCGACCCTCAGCGGCACCCTGATCGGCGTCGCCCGGATGCTGGCCACCCGCCGCGCCGCGCACTACTACGCCCGCTCCACCGGCCACCTCCCCGGCCAGCTGAAGAAGGACGGCCAGGACGCCTCGAGGGCGCCCGCTCACACCTGA